In Thermomonas carbonis, a single genomic region encodes these proteins:
- a CDS encoding DUF1611 domain-containing protein — MTEPRPFPAQALALPGPYLLFLGDTVEPGYAKTAFGLRDWAPERCLGEFAIDGATVSTGLPSMTPAEARAAGARALVIGVANAGGFIPQAWQAALVQAMEAGLDIVSGMHMRLRDIAAVRDAADRLGRRLVDIRQPPPGIPVGSGRKRSGQRVLTVGTDCALGKKYTALALARAFKARGLDADFRATGQTGILIAGGGMPLDAVVADFAAGAAELLSPDADAAHWDVIEGQGSLFHPAYAGVSLALLHGSQPDVIVVCHQPGRCGMLGHPGYALPSIEDAIEMTLALGRRTNPGIRCGGVSLNTSRLDATDAAALLASESARLGCVVADPIRGGAAFERLVDACLA; from the coding sequence ATGACCGAGCCACGTCCATTCCCGGCACAGGCGCTGGCCTTGCCTGGGCCGTACCTGCTGTTCCTGGGCGACACCGTCGAACCGGGCTATGCCAAGACCGCGTTCGGCCTGCGCGACTGGGCACCGGAACGCTGCTTGGGCGAGTTCGCCATCGATGGCGCGACGGTCAGCACCGGCCTTCCATCGATGACCCCCGCCGAAGCGCGCGCGGCCGGCGCACGCGCGCTGGTGATCGGCGTGGCCAATGCCGGCGGCTTCATTCCGCAGGCCTGGCAGGCCGCGCTGGTGCAGGCGATGGAAGCCGGCCTGGATATCGTCAGCGGCATGCACATGCGCCTGCGCGATATCGCGGCGGTTCGCGATGCCGCGGATCGGCTCGGTCGTCGACTCGTCGACATCCGCCAGCCACCGCCGGGCATTCCGGTGGGCAGCGGCCGCAAGCGCAGCGGACAACGTGTACTGACCGTCGGCACCGACTGCGCGCTGGGCAAGAAATACACCGCACTCGCACTCGCGCGTGCATTCAAGGCACGCGGCCTAGACGCCGATTTCCGCGCCACTGGCCAGACCGGGATCCTGATCGCCGGTGGCGGCATGCCGTTGGACGCCGTGGTCGCCGACTTCGCCGCCGGTGCCGCGGAGTTGCTGTCGCCGGATGCCGATGCGGCGCACTGGGACGTCATCGAAGGGCAGGGCTCGCTGTTCCATCCGGCCTACGCCGGGGTGTCGCTGGCCTTGCTGCATGGCAGTCAGCCCGATGTCATCGTGGTCTGCCACCAACCCGGGCGATGCGGCATGCTGGGGCATCCGGGGTATGCGCTGCCCAGCATCGAGGACGCCATCGAGATGACACTGGCGCTGGGCCGACGCACCAATCCCGGCATCCGCTGCGGCGGAGTGAGCCTCAACACCTCGCGCCTCGACGCCACCGACGCGGCCGCGCTGCTGGCATCGGAAAGCGCGCGTCTTGGTTGCGTGGTGGCGGATCCGATCCGCGGCGGCGCAGCGTTCGAGCGACTGGTCGACGCCTGCCTGGCATGA
- a CDS encoding YkvI family membrane protein, which produces MNAKPPGWFQRYLLPGLAFKAVVIGGGYATGRELAEFFLPSGPRGGVMGMLLAMLIWSAVCAATFALAHAARAYDYRSFFRLLLGPAWPAFEVAYMVFMVLLLAVFGAAAGNVANAMFGWPLLAGTLGLMLAVGVTTAFGSQSVERLFKWASVLLYAVYAVFLVLALSSFGGQVVERFGTVQDTKGWAMAGITYASYNVIGAVVILPVARHFLRRRDAVVAGVIAGPLAMLPALLFFVCMAAWYPTIGNEALPSDFMLRKLDMPVFHLLFQAMIFVALLESGVGVVHALNERVAVAWEARRGVVMPHAARFALAAVLLTGSIFVADYFGLVALIANGYRALAWTLLALFVLPLFTVGLRTLHRVGPHPRMTQEDASP; this is translated from the coding sequence ATGAACGCCAAGCCGCCGGGCTGGTTCCAGCGCTACCTGTTGCCGGGCCTCGCTTTCAAGGCGGTGGTGATCGGCGGCGGTTACGCCACCGGCCGCGAGCTCGCCGAATTCTTCCTGCCCAGCGGCCCGCGCGGCGGCGTGATGGGCATGCTGCTGGCGATGCTGATCTGGAGCGCGGTGTGTGCGGCCACCTTCGCGCTGGCGCACGCGGCGCGCGCCTACGACTACCGCAGCTTCTTCCGCCTGTTGCTTGGCCCGGCATGGCCGGCGTTTGAAGTCGCGTACATGGTGTTCATGGTGTTGCTGCTGGCGGTGTTCGGCGCGGCAGCGGGCAATGTCGCCAACGCGATGTTCGGCTGGCCGCTGCTGGCGGGCACGCTCGGCCTGATGCTGGCGGTCGGCGTGACCACTGCCTTCGGCAGCCAGTCGGTGGAACGGTTGTTCAAGTGGGCGTCGGTGCTGCTCTACGCCGTGTATGCGGTGTTCCTGGTGCTGGCGTTGTCGTCTTTCGGCGGGCAGGTGGTGGAACGCTTCGGCACGGTGCAGGACACCAAGGGCTGGGCGATGGCCGGCATCACCTACGCCAGTTACAACGTGATCGGCGCTGTGGTGATCCTGCCGGTGGCGCGCCATTTCCTGCGCCGGCGCGATGCGGTGGTCGCAGGGGTCATCGCCGGCCCGCTGGCGATGCTGCCGGCCTTGCTCTTCTTCGTCTGCATGGCCGCCTGGTATCCGACGATCGGCAACGAAGCGCTGCCTTCCGATTTCATGCTGCGCAAGCTGGACATGCCGGTGTTCCACCTGCTGTTCCAGGCGATGATCTTCGTCGCCCTGCTGGAAAGCGGAGTGGGCGTGGTGCATGCGCTGAATGAACGCGTGGCCGTTGCGTGGGAAGCGCGTCGCGGCGTGGTCATGCCGCACGCCGCGCGCTTCGCGCTGGCGGCGGTGCTGTTGACCGGCTCGATCTTCGTCGCCGACTACTTCGGCCTGGTGGCGCTGATCGCGAATGGCTATCGCGCTCTCGCCTGGACCTTGCTGGCCTTGTTCGTGCTGCCGTTGTTCACCGTGGGCCTGCGTACCCTGCACCGGGTCGGCCCGCATCCCCGCATGACGCAAGAGGACGCTTCACCATGA
- a CDS encoding serine hydrolase codes for MTVWRRFPQAAALALLLIIPAAVLAEVPANFDARVLEAMRTHDVPGMAISIVQDGKVVHARGYGVRMFGGSEPVDADTIFPTGSTGKAVTAAALAILVDEGKLGWDDKVIDHLPDFRMHDPWVTREMTVRDLLIHRSGLGLGAGDLLFIPRTSRSRADIVRALRHIKPATSFRSGYAYDNILYIVAGEVVASASGQSWESFVRERIFKPLGMRTAVSDEADRFATANRAQPHARLDPRLRGLGKQQVLPEREGLGQVGAAAGGLSWSANDAARWLQVQLALGASPEGKRVWSEASARAMWTPQVPIAIQPYPTPITDITPQFSNYALGWNVQDYRGVKVVQHGGAVFGVLAFVVLVPERNLGISLMMNAEDVGVMRGLGYELLDHALGMEPRDWVAAFDAWNKQRLAGGLAALEAVGTQARKDSRPSLPLSGYAGRYVDAWYGSIVVDTRAGALRMDFTHTPNMAGTLRHWQYDTFRVDWEDASLEPAYATFALDAEGKVARITMKAVSPLADFSYDYHDLLFTPMAAKP; via the coding sequence ATGACTGTCTGGCGCCGTTTCCCGCAGGCCGCAGCACTTGCCTTGCTGCTGATCATTCCCGCCGCGGTGCTGGCGGAAGTCCCCGCGAACTTCGATGCGCGTGTGCTCGAAGCGATGCGCACGCATGACGTGCCGGGCATGGCGATCTCGATCGTGCAGGACGGCAAAGTCGTGCATGCCCGCGGCTACGGCGTGCGCATGTTCGGTGGCAGCGAACCGGTGGATGCCGACACCATCTTCCCCACCGGCTCCACCGGCAAGGCGGTAACCGCCGCGGCGCTGGCGATCCTGGTGGATGAAGGCAAGTTGGGCTGGGACGACAAGGTCATCGACCACCTGCCCGATTTCCGCATGCACGACCCGTGGGTGACCCGCGAGATGACCGTGCGCGACCTGCTGATCCATCGCAGCGGCTTGGGACTCGGTGCCGGCGATCTGCTGTTCATCCCGCGCACCTCGCGCAGCCGCGCCGACATCGTGCGCGCGCTGCGGCACATCAAGCCCGCCACCAGCTTCCGCAGCGGCTACGCGTACGACAACATCCTCTACATCGTCGCCGGCGAAGTGGTGGCTTCGGCGAGTGGGCAGTCCTGGGAATCCTTCGTCCGCGAACGCATATTCAAGCCGCTGGGCATGCGCACCGCGGTCAGCGACGAGGCCGATCGCTTCGCCACCGCCAATCGCGCGCAGCCGCATGCGCGGCTGGATCCGCGCCTGCGCGGGCTGGGCAAGCAACAGGTACTGCCGGAGCGCGAAGGACTGGGCCAGGTCGGTGCCGCAGCCGGCGGACTGTCGTGGAGCGCGAATGACGCCGCACGCTGGCTGCAGGTGCAGCTGGCGTTGGGCGCGTCGCCTGAGGGCAAGCGTGTGTGGAGCGAGGCGTCCGCGCGGGCGATGTGGACGCCGCAGGTGCCCATCGCGATCCAGCCGTATCCGACGCCGATCACCGACATCACCCCGCAGTTCTCGAACTACGCGCTGGGCTGGAATGTGCAGGACTATCGCGGCGTGAAAGTGGTGCAGCACGGCGGCGCGGTGTTCGGCGTGCTCGCCTTCGTGGTGCTGGTGCCGGAGCGCAACCTGGGCATCTCGCTGATGATGAATGCCGAAGACGTGGGCGTGATGCGCGGCCTGGGTTACGAACTGCTCGACCACGCGTTGGGCATGGAGCCGCGCGACTGGGTGGCGGCATTCGATGCCTGGAACAAGCAGCGACTCGCCGGTGGACTGGCTGCACTCGAGGCGGTGGGTACGCAGGCGCGCAAGGATTCGCGTCCCTCGCTGCCTCTCAGCGGTTATGCCGGTCGCTACGTCGATGCCTGGTACGGATCGATCGTGGTCGATACGCGGGCTGGCGCGCTGCGGATGGACTTCACGCATACGCCGAACATGGCCGGCACCTTGCGCCACTGGCAGTACGACACGTTCCGGGTGGACTGGGAGGATGCCTCCTTGGAGCCGGCCTACGCCACCTTCGCGCTGGACGCCGAGGGCAAGGTGGCGCGGATCACGATGAAGGCGGTCTCGCCGCTTGCCGATTTCAGCTACGACTACCACGACCTGCTGTTCACCCCGATGGCGGCCAAACCGTGA